One Elaeis guineensis isolate ETL-2024a chromosome 10, EG11, whole genome shotgun sequence genomic window carries:
- the LOC105052263 gene encoding BTB/POZ domain-containing protein At3g56230, with product MDCCICGPMANYFKPPRNSICSSCYEGAKGMMAFINELDGDQDAGFPTNSRGFKPNISKGLLNAFKWVKKMKEREEELNEKLRFLDCLVLALRDGIHTDIMVKPGTGAPLAAHRALLAMKSEIFRTMLGSDECKAPAEDTISFPELSHDELKFLLEFLYTGSLPKGSTDKHLFSMLVAADKYNIPFLRKVCEHQILDLLDSSNALNILEVADVCSNRMLKDQAMNSIVKNVEDVVFSKRYEEFALKNAHLCVEITRALLMEMKDEKDHEMSS from the exons ATGGACTGCTGCATCTGTGGTCCCATGGCCAATTATTTCAAGCCTCCGAGGaactccatctgctccagctgCTATGAGGGAGCCAAAGGAATGATGGctttcatcaacgagctcgacgGCGATCAAGATGCCGGCTTTCCTACAAATTCTCGTGGCTTCAAACCCAATATATCCAAG GGGCTACTAAATGCTTTCAAGTGggtgaagaagatgaaagaaagggaggaagaaCTGAATGAGAAGTTGAGGTTTCTAGATTGTCTTGTCTTGGCGCTGAGGGATGGGATTCACACAGACATTATGGTGAAGCCAGGCACAGGGGCTCCCTTAGCTGCCCATAGAGCTCTGCTG gccatgaagtctgaaatCTTCAGAACCATGCTAGGCTCAGATGAATGCAAAGCCCCTGCAGAGGACACCATCTCATTCCCCGAGCTAAGCCATGATGAGCTCAAATTCCTCCTGGAGTTCCTCTACACTGGAAGTTTGCCCAAGGGGAGCACAGACAAGCATTTGTTTTCTATGTTAGTAGCAGCAGATAAGTATAACATCCCTTTCCTAAGAAAGGTCTGTGAGCATCAGATACTAGACTTGTTGGACTCATCAAATGCACTCAATATCCTTGAGGTGGCAGACGTTTGCTCTAATAGAATGTTGAAGGATCAAGCTATGAACTCGATTGTCAAGAATGTGGAGGACGTTGTGTTCTCCAAAAGATACGAGGAATTTGCTCTGAAGAATGCTCATTTGTGTGTGGAGATCACAAGAGCATTGCTGATGGAGATGAAGGATGAGAAGGATCATGAGATGTCCAGTTGa